The nucleotide window AGTACTAGAGCCATGTCCAAGATATATCTATGACTCCTTTCAACTACACCATTCTGTTGTAGTGTATATACACATGAGCTTTGATGCGCAATGCCATGATCTTTTAACAGTTTGTTCACCTTATCATTAAAGAATTCTGAAAACATTGTCTGTTCTAATACACTTCACACCATAGTTAAACTGGTTCTTAACAAACAGAAAATTTCTCATTAATACAATAGAGTCTACCTTGGTATTCATCAAGAAAATCCAAGTGTATCTAGAGTAGTCATCTATTGAAGTCATGAAGTATCTTTTACCATCATAAGTAGGGACTCTGTAGGGACCCCAAACTTCAGCAtgaaaaagatcaaaatgataagtAGAACAAGTAGTGCTTAGCGAAAAAGGCAGTCTTGATTGTTTACCGATCGGACATATAGTGCATATGTGATCTTTCAACTAAATCTAACTCAAACCATCCATGCTTCTCAATACTTATAAAGGGGCGTGCCCTAATCTTTTATGTCAACGAGAAGTATCATCAGTCTATTCTTAGAACTACTCTTGTAGTTACCAGTAGAACTAGAAATGGTAACTATAGATGAATGATTAAGAAGTGTATCCTTGTCAGTTGCTTGCCTTGAATTTGTATCACCTCCATATTTTAGAATATAGAGGTCATCCTCTTCTCTACCAATCCATATCACCTTCCCATTTGAGAGTtcctaaaataaacaaaaatcagGAAAAAATATTGCACAACATTGTAACTCCTTAGTGATCTTTGAAAGTTGTATTTGAATTCCGGGACATATAGTACATCTCCAATTTTTTATCCTGAAATATATGATATTCTCTTGTCTTATTTATAGCCACTTGTTCTCCAGTAGGTAAGTGAACTGTATTCTTACTCATTTGTGATAATTCTTTAAACATGTTAAGTAGGCTCAGCTTATGTACCGTATGATTGATTGCTCTTGTGTCTACTATCCAGTTATTGTCAACTAGATTAGACATTAGAGCAGTAGTAATACCTGTTATTCCCATATGTGATGCATTAGTCATAGATTCTATTTCCTTCCCTTTGTTCAACATCTGCAGAATCTGATTATATTGTTCTGGAGTGAAGAACTGAACTGGAATTGGTGGTGTAGAGCTTGATGTTGTATGATGAGAAGAGTATTGTGCATCTGATAGTTGATTTCCTATGTTAGCCACATTTTTTAGCATACGTGTTAGGTGGTCCTCCTTTCTTTTGTACTTGAAATCTGCTGGATATCCATGTAACTTGTAGCAGTTGTCTTTTGTGTGACCTTTGAGCTTGCAATAGTCACACTGAATCACAGGCCCTCCATTGTTGAAGTTGTTTCTACCTTTGTAGTTGTTATTGCCACCACTGTTGTTACCACCACTATTATTCACCTTACTACTTAGCAGAGCAGTAGTTTCACTACCATCAATGCCAACACTAGTGTTGGTTCCACAGCCACTCTTCCTTTGACTTTCTACATTCACTATCATAGCATAAGCTTGATTTATATTGGCAATGGGCGTGTCATAAGGATTTGATCCTTCGGATTTTTATAAGATTCATTCAAACCATTTAAGAACTGTATAGCTTTTGTAACAGGTAGTGTTCAGCATGTCTAGAGGATTCTAGACATCCACAAGAAGGAGGGGGAGCAAGTGTCTCACACGCATCTCATAACTCCCTGAGTTTTGTAAAATACATAGATACAGATGAAATTCCCTGAGTGATGGCAGCAATATCCTTGTGCATATAGCATGGTCTAGAGGCATTTACTTTATGAAACCTATCTTTGAGATCTTCCCACACCTTATGAGCATCAGATGCATATATCACAGTACTAATTAGACTTTGAGACACGATGTTCATTATCCAAGCTAAGACAATAGCATTGCATCTGTCCCAGAGTTCATGTAAACTAGGATCATACATGTCTTTTCTACAAGTTCCTAGAACAAATCCTAGTTTGTTTTTACCATGAAGTATAATTTACATCGACTTACTCCAAATTGAGTAATTTTCGGAACCTTGAAGCTAAATTAAAATAAGTATAGAACCTTGTATATATGAAGGATAATGTATAGAGGAAGATTGTGATGTACCAAATCTAGATGTTGAGTATTCAACGCCTAAGTCGCAGTTGGTACTTAAGGAGCTGGAGTAGAGATTTCTTCGTCGTTTAACATCATAATTTGTTGATTTTACACTAAATTATGTCAAATTGCACAATTTAGGTAGATCGAAatcaaaatcacataaaataGAAGTGAATTTTCTGAGCTTGTGGACAAATCGCGTcagaaattgaactagaacaaaAATAATCCCTAATTGTAGGGATTTAGTTGAAATAGCAAAATAGTGGACAAATGGAAAGTTGAATTGTGTAGCCCTTTCTCTTATGATGTTGTTGAGCTAACTGGTCTAGCTTGGGTGCTCTGATATCATGTTAAAGAGCTTAGCCATGGCAGGGAGAGAAGAGAAGAGTTAGTGGAGAAGAAGCTCCATTCGTATAGTTAGTGGAGAAGAAACTTCATTCGTATATTGAGAATATAACAAATAACCAACTAACTAACTCAACTATATCTACTAATTATAATAATTTAACTACTGGACCCCACACTTATTCTTTCTACACATTTCAACAAAGTTTCTTTATATTGGTTCGAATTAAACGTTGGCCTTCACTTTATTTTTGAGCTATGCTGAGTGTTGctctattatttttattctttgaaTCTCTTGCTTGGTTTAAAGCCTCTGTATGCGCTGTGGTGATAATGTAtatccttctttctcttttttcctatttattttgTGTTATTTCAGGAAAAGTTGtaatccttttttcttctttaaaacATGGGAAATTTGTTTTAGCGAAGAATATAGAAACTTTTGTTGGTTCATTTACTTTTGTGGAGATTATTATTTGCTCTGTGTTTGCTATAAAAATTTAGAATTTTGATGAGATGTTATGTCTCTCTTTTTTGGGGTTATTCCGAGAAAGGAGAAAGAGTGctaaagtttttttcttcttgaatTTTTTTATGGTGCATTATAACTCCCCTCTCCTTATTCTGCTAGAACTATTTGGGTGAAAAAGCTATTGGGTTTTTGGGTTTTTGGTGCTTGTATTAGTTTTGTATGGAATTATCAATCAGGATGCTACTCTTTGTCTAAGGGTCTGGTTTTGCGCCATTCTATCTCTCCATATGCATATTTCTACCTATGTTCATCTTAAGATGTATTCTCTACTTAATACATATAGGCAAGTTTTTCCGTTGAAAGTAAAACAGACTCAGTTTTGATCCTAAGGTTCTTTTTATTTCGGCGACTATATATCTCACAGATATAGTTGAACAAACAACTAAAGTTACTTCACTCGATGGGAATTTGTTCATCAAATGGTTGAATCTGATAATAGTTAATAGCCACTACTATCTTCTCAAAATCAGCTTGTATGTTCAAACTAATAAATGCCTCTATCATATAATTGTGGACACATGCTTTTTTAGAAGTACTGCATGCACCTCTCCTTCACAATTGTTTATGTCAAAAATAATCTATTTTTGGCATTCCTCAATTCacttttatttagttgattggTGTTTAATTCAAAACTTCTCCTCATGCTTTGGTTTTTAGAAGGGTAAAGGTTGGCTATTAAACCGATGACTACAATTCCTACAAATGATGAATTCTGCTTTTCCATGTATTTGCATATGCAAATATTTTCTAGATTCTTGGTTGTATGTATTGAGATGAAGGAGCTAATAGCTGGTTACAACTGTGAATTTCACAGCATAGTGGGTGAGCAAGGTGTAGGATAACAATTGTGTATGTTAGCATTAGTTAGTTATGTTAGTTAGTGAGTGATTGGACAATAGACTAAGTTAATTAGCTTAACAATGTGTAGTATATATAGATTAGCACTGTAAATGTTTCTTTTACTTCTTCAATACAATTGTTAGCTTCTCTCCAGAACCGACTTTCATTTtctcttctttgatgttctctgagCTCAAATATCACGCATCAATGGCGTGATTTAATATGGTATCAGATCTTGAGTGAATCGATCAGAGCTCAGTTTGATTGTTACTCCTTGAATCTAGAGAGGCTGTCTTCGTTCAAATTGGAGAAACTTAGCTATTTTTTCATAAGCTTTGAAGCTCAACAATGGAAACATTAGACATTGATAATCCTAGGCATCCTTTGTTTCTACAGCCTTCAGACAATCCTAGTAATGTAATCATCTTGATTCAGCTGAAAGGAACTGAGAACTATTCAGTTTGGAGCAAAGCGATAGTGATAGCATTGCGAGCAAAGCGGAAGCTAGGGTTCATTGATGGAACTTGTATGAAATGTCAATTCATTGAGGATCTAGGAGAAGATTGGGAGCGAGTCAATGCAACAGTCCTAACATGGATAATGAACATTGTTTCACTGGATCTAATTACTGGAATTGTCTATGCTGATAATGCTCATGaagtttggctagatttggaggaTCGTTTCAACAAGGTTAATGGATCTAGAGTCTACAACCTTCAGCAAGAAATAGCCACAATTTCTCAAGGTACTTCAAACATTTTTGTTTATCATTCTAGACTGAAATCTCTATGGGATGAATATGGATCCTTAATTCCCTGTCTCCCTATCACTGCTGGAAAAAGGGACTTTATTGAACATTTAGATCAAAaaaaactttttaaatttttaatggGACTAAACGAGTCGTATTGAGCCATTAGAAGTCAGATTTTGTTGCAATCTCCATCACTCTCAGTAAATCGTGCATTTGCAATGTTGTTCAATGAGGAAAACTAGAGGAAGGTATGTTTGTCTAATTCACAGGTCAATCTAGCAAGTGATATGAATGATTCCACAGCATTCATGAGTACTAAGGATAGTCCAGcaaaatttagaaaatttaaCAATTTGTATTGTGAATATTGTCGTTTCAAAGGACATACCAAAGATACTTGTTATAAACTTCATGGTTATCCACCGGGCTTTAAGGGAAAAGGAACCAGCAGTACAGACAACCAAATGCAGTGGTAAATGATGACAATCATGAGCAGGAAAATGCTAAGTACAAGGGAAAAATTGAGGGACATCAAGGAATGGCTAATTTCTTCACTAAAAAGCAATATGGGCAGATAATGAGGTTGTTAAACAAGGAAAAGTCAGATGATCACATGACTAACATGGCAGGTAATGATGCTTCACATTTATTTAAAAATTGCAAAGATCCTTTGATTATAGATACTGGAGCAACTAATCACATGACTTCAAACCATAACTTGCTGCATAATGTGACTAATTTACAAGAACATATGAGAGATAGTGTGCATCTTCCAAATGGTAAGTCTGTCCCTATTACATATGTAGTTGCAATCTCACAAGAAATGATACCGTCCATGATGTATTGTGTGTGCCTGAGTTTAAGTATAACTTGTTATCAGTTTCTAAATTAACAAGGGAGTTGCAGTGCTCAGTGAATTTTTTTCCAACATTCTGTGTGTTCCAGGACCTGTAAACTAGGAGGGTGAAGGGGATTGGTAAGGAGAAAGGTGGCCTTTTTCTCTTGATCCCAAGGAAGAATGATAGGAATAAGGAAGCACAAAGAATTAAGAGTTATCTTGCTGCAGAAATGAAGACTGATATATTCACATGGCACAGAAGGCTTGGACACATACCTGTGGTCATAAAGAAGCTAGATTTCTTGAAAAGTAAGGAGATTTCAAGTTGTAGTTTTGAAAGATGTACTATCTGTCCATTAGCTAAACAAACAAGAAAGCCTTTTGCTCTTAGTAACAGTAGAGCTGCAGAGATTTTTCATTTAGTACATGTAGACATTTGGGGACCATATAGAGTTCCTACATATGATGGAAATAGatattttctaacacttgtaGATGATCACTCAAAGATGATTTGGGTATTTCTGATGAAATTGAAGAGTGACACCATTGTACTATTGAAATCATTCTTTAGACTAGTGCATGTGCAATTTGGTGCAATTTGGGAAGGATGTTAAGATGTTGAGAACAGATAATGGTGCAGAATTTTTTAGCACAGAATATAAAGATTTCTTGGCAGGTTGTGGTGTTGTTTATCAAAGCAGCTGTCCAcacactccacaacaaaatggagtggtggAGAGGAGACATAGACATATCTTAGAAGTTGCAAGGGCCTTAAGGTTTCAGGGGAGTATTCCATTGCATTTGTGGAGAGATTATGTACTCATAGCAGTCTATCTCATCAACAAAGCATCCTCCTCAGTCTTAGGgggaaaatcaccatatgaagttTTCCATAAGGCCAAGCCAAGTTTGTTGCATCTAAGAACCATGGGTTGCATGTGTTATGCTACAATCACAGATAAGGTTGACAAATTTTCACCAAGAGCAATAGCTGCAGTTTATATGTGATACTCAGAATCACAGAAGGTTTATAAGCTCTATGATCTCAAGGGAAAAAGTTTTTTGTGAACAGAGATGTGACCTTCAGGGAAGACATCTTCCCTTTTCAATCTATGAAAAGAACTACATATTCTCCTTTGTTTCTAGAATTGCAGGATGATCAGCCATTCCATCAGACTAGTCTTACTCATATGGAGAATCAGTATGCAGAGGAGTTGACATGTACATCCAACACACCTGCAGTACTTCCTGAAAGCCATGTGCCACAGGTTGAGCAACCTAATAAGAATGAGGCAGTACCATATACTGATCAGGCCCCTGAAGTCCAACAACTCACTGCAGAGTCTGAATTGCAGCCCAGAAGGTCTTAAGAGATTCCAAACCTTCAACGTGGTTGAAAGATTACATTAGCCCAGGAACAAGAAACTCTTCCTCAAACTGTGCATATCCCTTAACCAACTACCTGAATTACATTTCTCTTTCACAAGGGTACAAATCATTCCTAGTTGCCATATCAGATAAAGAACTTTCATCCTATGCGGAGGCTATAAAGGATCCTAGATGGGTTGAGGCTATGAAGGCAGAGGTTGATGCACTTTTTCTGAACAATACCTGGGAGGTAGTTGACATACCTAGAGGGAAGGTTCCCATTGGGTGTAGATGGGTGTACAAGATAAAGTACAAGTCAAATGGGGAGGTTGAAAGGTTTAAAACTAGGCTAGTTGCCAAAGGCTATAGTCAACAGGAAGGTTTAGATTATCAGGAAACCTTTTTCCCAGTGGTCAAAATGGTTACAGTGAGGGCAATCATCGCATTAACTGCCATTCATCAGTGGAATCTTTACCAAATGGATGTCTACAATGTATTTCTTTAGGGTGACTTAGAAGAAGAAGTCCACATGCAGCTTCTACCTGGTTTTGGTAGTTAAGGGGGGAACAAGGGTTGTAGACTACTCAAATCCCTTTATGGGCTTAAACAAGCATCAAGACATTGGAACTTGAAGCTTACAGAAGCTCTTTCACAGGCAGGATTTTTTCAAAGCAGACATGATCATTCTCTTTTCACCCTAAGAAAAAACAATAGACTTGTTATCATCcttatttatgttgatgatcttttGATCACAGGAGATGATGAGACTCTAATACAAGAAGTAAAAACCATATTGCACAAAGCTTTTAAGATCAAAAACTTAGGGTCATTGAAGTATTTTTTGGGAATAGAAGTAAGCAGGTTTCAAAAGGGGATATTACTGTGCCAGAGGAAATATGCAGTTGAGCTCATAGCAGAACTAGGACTAATAGGTTCTAAGCCAGCTATGACACCAATGGAGCAAAACAGGAAATTAACAACTGTGGAATATGATGCACATTGTGATCTAAGTGATGATCCACAACTTACAGATGTGAAGGGGTACCAAAGGCTCATAGGAAAACTCATTTACCTAACATTGACAAGACCTAATATTGCATATACAGTGCAAACTTTGAGTCAATTCATGTAGGCACCTAAAAGATCTTATCTAGAAGCAGCACACAGATTGGTGAGGTACATTAAGAATGAACCAGGCTGGGCATTCTAATGAGTGTAAAAGGTGACATGACCTTGAAGGCATGTAGTGATGCAGACTGGGCCAGCTGTCCAAACTCAAGGAAGTCTGTCACAGGGTATTTGGTGAAATTTGGtgattctttgatattctggaaaTCAAAGAAACAGAATACAGTTGCAAGAACTCAGCAGAGTCAGAGTATAGAAGTATGGCATTGACAGTTTCTGAACTGATTTGGTTGTTAGGAGTGTTCAAAGAATTGGGAGTTGTAGTTGTTACTCCCATTCAGCTACTTACGGATAGCATGGCAGCAATGCAAATAACCAACAATCCAGTATTTCATGAGTGCACCAAGAACATAAAGATAGACTGTCATTTTATAAGGGAGAAGGTGCAGGAAGGACTAATCTATCCTGTTTATGTTCCAACAGAAGATCAAGAAGCAGATATATTGACCAAAGGACTTGGCAGCATGCAACACTATCATCTACTGTCCAAGATAGGTGTTTTGAACATCTTTACAACACCTAGCTTGAAGGGGGTGTTGAGATGAAGGAGCTAATAGCCGGTTACAGCTGTGAATGTCACAGCATAGTAGGTGAGCAAGGTGTAGGAAAACAGTTGTGTATGTTAGCATTAGTTATGTTAGTTAGTGAGTGATTGGACAATAGGCTAAGTTAATTAGCTTACCAATGTGTAGTATATATGGATTAGCactgtaaatatttcttttacttCTTCAATACAATTGTTAGCTTCtctccagaaccaactttcatTCTCTCTTCTTCGATGTTCTCTGAGCTCAAATATTGCGCATCAATGGCGTGATTTAATAGTATGTTTCTAAGTTAGAATATGTTCTATGAGACAATGTAGTATGTACCACGTCATTAATTTTGCACAATTTGTAGATGAAAGTATCTTAAATTGTCAAGTATCTcatgttttattttaattaatgttttaatcttttctttgtacatttTGGTGTCAAATATACATAAATGTATTCCAACGTTGGGCCGGTGCTGTGTGCGGGCCATCACTTATctagtaaaaaaaattatttatattagcATCACTTATAAAATGTTACTAAATTTAGTCCTAAATCCTACTTTACTATAAATTGGCGTGTGCTTAGCTGCTTCTAAGTGCACGTATAAGATTACAGCTTCTCTGGAATCTTAATCGTGAGTATTGAAGTGAGTGTTCGATAGCTTAATCGTGATTGATATATTCTTAGCCTCATATTCGCTGAAGACATAATCAATTTTTTATCATATAGAATTCTTCTGCATCTGACACATATGTAAAATTAGATCAGCTTTGCAAATTTGATGTATACTATAGGGAACATATCTAATATGTTTCCTAAATTTAAAAGCTCCCCTGCGTGGCTGCTTTTATTTGGGGTCTTATCACTTTTAGCTCTCGCCATAAACTATTTACATTCAGTAGTtaaaaaaagtatataaaatttgtataatttttgtatataatacagaatatatatataccaaaaaatatatattttttcgactattattttgagaacagctatacagtgtcattttcccGAATTTTGACTTCAAACCAGTTGAATTCACTtccaatcttcctcaattttTGTATATTGCCccgtgtgagcatgtgatttttgtatTATTAGAAATACTcatacaaaattaaaaaaatagattttgtccaaattattttaaattttataggaCTTTTGTAGGATTTTTTATTAATTGTCTGCATTTTTGTACACGttcaattttgttaaaatcattaaaaatgccccaaaaatgtCAAAGTTTCATGCATTGCATATTAGGTTTTTTaatcatattttaggattaattagttaattaattattttattaaaataaaaattacaaaaaatattgttCATTTTTACCTTTTAGCTTTTAATATTAGATTAGCAATTTCCTCCtcattaatttaggattaaataattttgtaaatattataaATAGATAATTAGTCTAATTGTATAAGTTAGATCaaattaggatttaatttaggacttaaataatttaattaggtttttaattaaagaaaagaaaaagaaagaaaaagaaagaaaaagaacaaaagaaaatggGCAGGTCTTGTTCTAATTtggaaattgggccaaatttgattTCAGAAGCCCAATTTCCCTTCCCAATCCGCCAAGCCCAAGTACCCTCACCCGGTCCAGTCCCCACCTAAAACCCCAAATGACGTCGTTTCGTTCAACCTAAATCTGAGCCTTTGATTTCGTTTAATTGGACGGCTCAGAACTAAACCGCACCTCCCTTATATTTGTCCGAaggacacccccccccccccaaaccctagaagACTCTCACATAACTCACCTCTGTCGTCTCTCTCTCTCACCCCAGTCGTTGCCGCCACCGGAAATCGCCCCACGGCAGCGGCCCGTCTCCAGACGTTCCCAATTTTCACCCTACACTCCTCATACCCTCCTAAGCACCAATCTTCCGTTAGTTTTCCCAAAATCCCCACCTATTCTCTTTAATCTCAAAtctgaaattcaaaaaaaacCTAAGCTGCTCATAATTCCGATTTTATGCTTCTAAGGCTCGATTTGACTCAAGACTTGCGTTAAGCAATTGTTCTTGTTAAGAATAATTGATTAACGCTAGTCTTGGTTCGTTTCAAAAGTCGCCGGCTTCTGACCAAACTACTGATGTCCGGCCAAGTTCGTCGCCTTCATCGTTCGTTGAGTTGATTCATTCCGGCCAAAACCAATAcccttcctctttctttttctttcttcgtttctgtttttctgattttgttttattatttatttgtttgaattAGTTTTTAGTTTGTTTAAAGTTAGTGATTCTAATTGGTCAGTTGCGTAGGTTTTAGGTTAATCGAGCCAAATTAACTAGTTATTAACTGAATTGTATATCTCTTAGGTTTATTGCTGATAATTGGATTCAATTGCTAATCACGTATTAATTAGTTTCAGATGCTTAAGATGAATTGTTTAACAGTAATTTATCCCATTTGTTAATCTGGATGCTTGGTTTTGGGTTGGACAGTGAAAGCCCAATTAGTCAGGGCCTGAGTTATTTGAAATTATGGGACATGGGCCTTTTTTGGGCCATTTGGCCATGACATTTGGCCCAGACCCAAGAAGAAGGTTCTAGAAAACACCAGCTTTGATTGTTAAAAATATGTGAAAATATCTGGAATAGTCAGCTGTCCAACAACTGTCCATATTCAGTTTTGAAAGATGCTTTTTTTCCTGAAATTTAGGGTTGGCTGCAGAGattttattccaaaatattcCTTAGCAACACATGGCAGAGTGAGAACCTATATATAGGACCCCTTCTCTCTTGAATTTTTCTGGATTTGGATACTTGAAAAAACCCTGATAATTTAGAAACTTGCTGGACCCTTAGTCTTTTTCCTGATTTCTTTTCTCCTTTAGGCTTAAAGTTaagttagaaagaaaattctGACTCTCTTCGA belongs to Nicotiana tabacum cultivar K326 chromosome 6, ASM71507v2, whole genome shotgun sequence and includes:
- the LOC142182005 gene encoding uncharacterized protein LOC142182005 → MIVNVESQRKSGCGTNTSVGIDGSETTALLSSKVNNSGGNNSGGNNNYKGRNNFNNGGPVIQCDYCKLKGHTKDNCYKLHGYPADFKYKRKEDHLTRMLKNVANIGNQLSDAQYSSHHTTSSSTPPIPVQFFTPEQYNQILQMLNKGKEIESMTNASHMGITGITTALMSNLVDNNWIVDTRAINHTELSNGKVIWIGREEDDLYILKYGGDTNSRQATDKDTLLNHSSIVTISSSTVWGPYRVPTYDGKRYFMTSIDDYSRYTWIFLMNTKVNKLLKDHGIAHQSSCVYTLQQNGVVERSHRYILDMALVLRDPVFQEDIFPFKNMRTGSSPLLLVLKLLEPDSPDVTTPLLPVLDNISHASPNSITREPTPPPYPLQLRRSSRESRLPIWMEDYVVQQKSSSCSYPISNYVVCDHLSPTYRASLAAYLAIIEPRTYSESSTNPLWVATMNSEISALENDLLVTDNNLKLIEKDRKDLQTRIKIKDLRELKYFLDIKFSRSEKGVHMCQRKYALEMISETGLS